A genomic stretch from Scomber scombrus chromosome 8, fScoSco1.1, whole genome shotgun sequence includes:
- the fnbp1l gene encoding formin-binding protein 1-like isoform X2: MSWGTELWDQFDNLDKHTQWGIDFLERYAKFVKERLEVEQNYAKQLRSLVKKYCPKRAKEEEPRFTSCLSFYSILNELNDYAGQREVVAEEMAHKVYGELMRYSLDLKTERKHHLQEGRKAQQYLDHCWKQMDNSKRKFERECREAEKSQISYDKLDNDINATKSEVEKAKAQFYLRTHMADESKNEYAAQLQNFNAEQWKHFNNAIPHIFKNLQDMDERRTVKLGETYRSFAESERRVIPIISKCLEGMVSAAKAVDERRDSTIVVESFKSGFEPPGDFPFEDFSQNLSRTGSDGTISTPKGERDKDGAPGPRSDPKHQMSKTKNKLWLFGKKPKAPSLEDFSHLPPEQRRKRLQQRIDELSKELQKEMDQRDALNKMKDVYEKNPQMGDPISLQPKISETICNMEKLRSEIHKNETWLSEVEGKQSSRGDRRHSADNHHHTPQGRESPEGSYTDDTSQEHHTPHHRTSPPQPGNPNPNPDPHEFDDEFDDDDPLPVIGHCKALYSFDGQNEGTLVMAEDEVLYIIEEDKGDGWTRARKQSGEEGYVPTSYVEITMEKNSKGS; this comes from the exons GACCAGTTTGATAATCTGGACAAACACACCCAGTGGGGGATCGACTTTCTTGAGCGCTATGCAAAGTTTGTCAAGGAAAGGCTGGAAGTAGAGCAAAACTACGCCAAGCAGCTAAG GAGCTTGGTGAAGAAATACTGCCCGAAACGCGCTAAAGAAGAGGAGCCGAG GTTCACATCGTGTCTGTCATTCTACTCCATACTGAATGAACTCAACGACTATGCCGGTCAGAGGGAGGTGGTGGCTGAGGAGATGGCTCATAAGGTTTATGGAGAGCTGATGAGGTACAGCCTAGACCTCAAAACTGAGAGGAAACAT CATCTACAGGAGGGCAGGAAGGCTCAGCAGTATTTGGATCATTGCTGGAAGCAGATGGACAAC AGTAAGAGGAAGTTTGAGAGAGAgtgcagagaagcagagaaatCCCAGATTTCCTACGACAAGCTAGATAATGACATCAATGCCACCAAATCAGAGGTGGAGAAG GCCAAAGCTCAGTTCTACCTGCGGACTCACATGGCGGACGAGAGTAAGAACGAGTACGCCGCTCAGCTGCAGAACTTCAACGCAGAACAGTGGAAACATTTCAACAACGCCATACCACACATCTTCAAG AATCTGCAGGACATGGACGAACGTCGGACGGTGAAGCTCGGAGAGACGTACCGGAGCTTTGCTGAGTCGGAGCGGAGAGTCATTCCCATCATTTCCAAATGCTTAGAAGGAATGGTTTCGGCTGCTAAAGCTGTCGACGAGCGAAGG GATTCAACCATCGTTGTGGAGTCATTTAAGTCCGGCTTTGAACCCCCAGGCGACTTCCCCTTCGAGGACTTCAGTCAGAATTTGAGCAGAACGGGTTCAGATGGGACCATCAGTACACCCaaaggagaaagagacaaagacggAGCCCCGGGGCCGAGATCCGACCCCAAACACCAGATGAGCAAAACCAAGAACAAGCTCTGGTTGTTCGGGAAGAAACCGAAG GCGCCGTCTCTGGAGGATTTCAGCCACTTGCCCCccgagcagaggaggaagaggcttCAGCAGAGGATCGATGAACTCAGCAAGGAACTCCAGAAAGAGATGGATCAGAG AGACGCGCTGAACAAGATGAAGGATGTTTATGAGAAGAATCCTCAGATGGGAGACCCCATCAGCCTGCAGCCCAAAATATCAGAGACCATATGTAACATGGAGAAGCTGCGCtctgaaatacataaaaacgAG ACTTGGTTATCTGAGGTGGAGGGAAAGCAGAGCTCCAGAGGAGACAGAAGACACAGCGCCGACAACCACCATCACACTCCTCAAGGCAGAGAGAG TCCTGAGGGCAGTTATACAGACGACACCAGTCAGGAGCATCACACGCCTCATCACCGCACCAGTCCTCCACAGCCAGGTAACCCGAACCCGAACCCAGACCCCCACGAGTTTGACGACGAATTTGACGATGACGATCCGCTACCCGTCATCGGACACTGCAAAGCGCTGTACTCCTTTGATG GTCAGAACGAGGGGACGCTGGTGATGGCAGAAGATGAG GTGTTGTACATCATCGAGGAGGACAAAGGCGACGGCTGGACACGGGCGAGGAAGCAGAGCGGGGAGGAGGGCTACGTCCCCACCTCCTACGTAGAAATCACCatggagaaaaacagcaaag GTTCCTGA
- the fnbp1l gene encoding formin-binding protein 1-like isoform X1: MSWGTELWDQFDNLDKHTQWGIDFLERYAKFVKERLEVEQNYAKQLRSLVKKYCPKRAKEEEPRFTSCLSFYSILNELNDYAGQREVVAEEMAHKVYGELMRYSLDLKTERKHHLQEGRKAQQYLDHCWKQMDNSKRKFERECREAEKSQISYDKLDNDINATKSEVEKAKAQFYLRTHMADESKNEYAAQLQNFNAEQWKHFNNAIPHIFKNLQDMDERRTVKLGETYRSFAESERRVIPIISKCLEGMVSAAKAVDERRDSTIVVESFKSGFEPPGDFPFEDFSQNLSRTGSDGTISTPKGERDKDGAPGPRSDPKHQMSKTKNKLWLFGKKPKAPSLEDFSHLPPEQRRKRLQQRIDELSKELQKEMDQRDALNKMKDVYEKNPQMGDPISLQPKISETICNMEKLRSEIHKNETWLSEVEGKQSSRGDRRHSADNHHHTPQGRESPEGSYTDDTSQEHHTPHHRTSPPQPGNPNPNPDPHEFDDEFDDDDPLPVIGHCKALYSFDGQNEGTLVMAEDEVLYIIEEDKGDGWTRARKQSGEEGYVPTSYVEITMEKNSKGAVTYI; encoded by the exons GACCAGTTTGATAATCTGGACAAACACACCCAGTGGGGGATCGACTTTCTTGAGCGCTATGCAAAGTTTGTCAAGGAAAGGCTGGAAGTAGAGCAAAACTACGCCAAGCAGCTAAG GAGCTTGGTGAAGAAATACTGCCCGAAACGCGCTAAAGAAGAGGAGCCGAG GTTCACATCGTGTCTGTCATTCTACTCCATACTGAATGAACTCAACGACTATGCCGGTCAGAGGGAGGTGGTGGCTGAGGAGATGGCTCATAAGGTTTATGGAGAGCTGATGAGGTACAGCCTAGACCTCAAAACTGAGAGGAAACAT CATCTACAGGAGGGCAGGAAGGCTCAGCAGTATTTGGATCATTGCTGGAAGCAGATGGACAAC AGTAAGAGGAAGTTTGAGAGAGAgtgcagagaagcagagaaatCCCAGATTTCCTACGACAAGCTAGATAATGACATCAATGCCACCAAATCAGAGGTGGAGAAG GCCAAAGCTCAGTTCTACCTGCGGACTCACATGGCGGACGAGAGTAAGAACGAGTACGCCGCTCAGCTGCAGAACTTCAACGCAGAACAGTGGAAACATTTCAACAACGCCATACCACACATCTTCAAG AATCTGCAGGACATGGACGAACGTCGGACGGTGAAGCTCGGAGAGACGTACCGGAGCTTTGCTGAGTCGGAGCGGAGAGTCATTCCCATCATTTCCAAATGCTTAGAAGGAATGGTTTCGGCTGCTAAAGCTGTCGACGAGCGAAGG GATTCAACCATCGTTGTGGAGTCATTTAAGTCCGGCTTTGAACCCCCAGGCGACTTCCCCTTCGAGGACTTCAGTCAGAATTTGAGCAGAACGGGTTCAGATGGGACCATCAGTACACCCaaaggagaaagagacaaagacggAGCCCCGGGGCCGAGATCCGACCCCAAACACCAGATGAGCAAAACCAAGAACAAGCTCTGGTTGTTCGGGAAGAAACCGAAG GCGCCGTCTCTGGAGGATTTCAGCCACTTGCCCCccgagcagaggaggaagaggcttCAGCAGAGGATCGATGAACTCAGCAAGGAACTCCAGAAAGAGATGGATCAGAG AGACGCGCTGAACAAGATGAAGGATGTTTATGAGAAGAATCCTCAGATGGGAGACCCCATCAGCCTGCAGCCCAAAATATCAGAGACCATATGTAACATGGAGAAGCTGCGCtctgaaatacataaaaacgAG ACTTGGTTATCTGAGGTGGAGGGAAAGCAGAGCTCCAGAGGAGACAGAAGACACAGCGCCGACAACCACCATCACACTCCTCAAGGCAGAGAGAG TCCTGAGGGCAGTTATACAGACGACACCAGTCAGGAGCATCACACGCCTCATCACCGCACCAGTCCTCCACAGCCAGGTAACCCGAACCCGAACCCAGACCCCCACGAGTTTGACGACGAATTTGACGATGACGATCCGCTACCCGTCATCGGACACTGCAAAGCGCTGTACTCCTTTGATG GTCAGAACGAGGGGACGCTGGTGATGGCAGAAGATGAG GTGTTGTACATCATCGAGGAGGACAAAGGCGACGGCTGGACACGGGCGAGGAAGCAGAGCGGGGAGGAGGGCTACGTCCCCACCTCCTACGTAGAAATCACCatggagaaaaacagcaaaggtGCTGTCACCTACATCTGA